The DNA window ATTAACAACATTAACATTGCAGATTTACAACTGCAGAGAATAACTTACAAACAGACCTGGCATGTAGGTTTATTTTGTTCATACAAGGTCGAATGGATATTGAAGTTGTGAAATTGTGAGTGAGTTTCCTCTGTACTTAGAAGATATTTTCTGGGGAAATTACATCAATACTGATCCGAATTTGTTTGCTTACACTGTGCTTCATACTCAACAGCATGACAACATGAAACTGGCTCTCAATCATAGCTTGcacacaaaatatacatttgcTGCATACACTGTACACAATTTGACACATTAAGATGAACAAACATGATGTATAAATAGATATAAACATGGGCCTTTTTCAAAAGTGTCACTGTTCTAATATGAATGAAAAATctcgtctttttttttgtcaagtcGTGAGGTGTCGCTCACTTCACTGcacttttttgtctttgtcgGCCACCACTTCAGAAAGATCCTGCGGCTGTATGGATTTCACTTTGGACTCCATGTCGGTGATCCTGCTCTTTATCCTCGTCTGGCTGGAGGTGAACTGTGCCATCAACTGGGCAAACTTTGTCTGCATCAAGTCCAGGTTGCTTTGCAGATGGATGACCTTTTCCTCCATGTCTTTGGGATCAGCGCCGGCATTGGCGACCGCCTCGTCGATTAGGTTGTCTTTCATCAAGATGGctttccccttctcctccaaAGCCTTCTTGGCGTCTGGATACTCGGTGAGTGCTTCCATCAAGTCATCTTTGGACAGGGCAAAGAGATCGGAATAACCCACACTTCTAATGTTGGCAGTTCTCCTGTTGCCTGCCTTACTGCCCTTGATTCCCAAGATACTAATTTCCCCAAAGTACGCGCCATCACTGAGCACCACAAACTGAGTGACTCCATCATCAGCCACCACGGCGAGCTTCCCCTCCTTGATGATGTACATCTCCCTGCCAATATCCCCCTTCTTACAGATGTAATCTCCAGGACTGAACACCTGCGGCTGCAGCTTCAGCACCAATTCAATCAGGAGACCCGCCTCGCAGTCCTGGAAAATACGCACCTTTTTTAGAGTATCCAAATGGACATTGATGGCGATCTCAGCCTTGAGCTTGTCAGGGAGGTTTTTCAACACCTCCTTCTCATCACAGGTCTTCTTCTCAGTCCACAGGTAGTCAAACCACTTGATGACCCTGGCCTCCAGGTCTTTGGAGACCTTTCGGAACTGCATGTACTGCTTAATAGAGTCGATCTTTGCCTGGAACTCAGCACGAGAGGCATTCATGTTTGAGATCATGGCACCGACGTTACCGACGATACTAGCAAAAATCAGGACACCAGTGAGGAAGTCGGCGATGACGAAGAGGAATTCGACATCCCTGACTGGTGCAGGCGTTTCTCCGATGGTTGTGAGGGTCAGTGTTGACCAGTACAGGGAATAGATGTACTTTCTGGCCAAGCGGCCGTGCTCTGGGTGGCTGATGTTGGGATACACCCACGTGTCAGTCCCAAAACCTATTGTTTTTGAAATGGCAAAGAACATACAAGCATTCCAGTGGATAATAACCAGGATGTAAAGCACGAGATTGCTGATTCGGAACATGTTCGGGAAGCTGGTTCTGGTTTCAGTCCGCTCAAAGAACTCGAAAAGCCTTGACAGTTTGCAGAGACGGTTGAATCTAAACTCTGGGTTGTTGAATCCGAATTGCAGGAACAGCAGATCAGTGGGGATCATGGAAATCATGTCGTACTTGAACTGAGATGTTGTTCTGTATTTATCTCTCAGTTTCTTGGAGTCTTTTACCAGCAGCCCTTGTTCCAAGTAACCTGAGAGACAAACGTCAAAATTAGGAGCCAAATCCAACCAAAGAATAATCCCAATTTTCTAAATTTTATcttgaaacattttgaaaaatccAACCTGTTCTTGATCTGACAAACGTGTCTGCGAAGTAGATAAAGTCTGCGGTGTAGTCCAAGAAAAGCCAGAGTTTTGTATAAGAGTTCTGGAGTTCATTAAAACAAGCTctagaaaacagagagaattcTTGTCAGATTTTATGAACATCCCACTTGATGAAGAATATGTTTTGATGCAGGTTCAATTGAAAATACCTTGTTACGATCATCATTAGGTTATAAAATACTGGGCCTGCGATGACAGTCAGCCATTTGTAGTACTGGTCTGCAGCTGGATCCATAATCCAGATTTCTTTCCTACAAAAAATACTCAGAATGAATTCCTGTTAAAAGACTTTGTTCctgtttttacacacacatgttctctGAGATTCATTTGCCCACAACCAATAGACGTGTTCCATTTCTATCTACTGGTATACTTACGGGggctcctctttctttttctcatcctTCTTATCAtcctttttctcatctttcttctcatctttctTCTCATCCTTCTTGTCATCCTTCTTCTCATCCTTCTCGTCCTTCTTCTCATCCTTCTcgtcttttttctcatcttttttAATCTCCTCTTTCTTGTCCTCTTTTTTGCTATGAATCACAAGTTTACTTTCTACGGTGGTG is part of the Limanda limanda chromosome 9, fLimLim1.1, whole genome shotgun sequence genome and encodes:
- the cnga3a gene encoding cyclic nucleotide-gated channel cone photoreceptor subunit alpha, which codes for MAEIEKSLSTRQRLSSNTPADELAVIENGDSRAHSLCEDVSERTTSSESHRRSFTGAAAMARLSYFFFMLRNWASHRMHPETERHDSFLDRFRGPELKEVASRESNAQSVGQNDAVRKRNLNSKWPLATYNMNNCNNTDDKKEDKKEEIKKDEKKDEKDEKKDEKDEKKDDKKDEKKDEKKDEKKDDKKDEKKKEEPPKEIWIMDPAADQYYKWLTVIAGPVFYNLMMIVTRACFNELQNSYTKLWLFLDYTADFIYFADTFVRSRTGYLEQGLLVKDSKKLRDKYRTTSQFKYDMISMIPTDLLFLQFGFNNPEFRFNRLCKLSRLFEFFERTETRTSFPNMFRISNLVLYILVIIHWNACMFFAISKTIGFGTDTWVYPNISHPEHGRLARKYIYSLYWSTLTLTTIGETPAPVRDVEFLFVIADFLTGVLIFASIVGNVGAMISNMNASRAEFQAKIDSIKQYMQFRKVSKDLEARVIKWFDYLWTEKKTCDEKEVLKNLPDKLKAEIAINVHLDTLKKVRIFQDCEAGLLIELVLKLQPQVFSPGDYICKKGDIGREMYIIKEGKLAVVADDGVTQFVVLSDGAYFGEISILGIKGSKAGNRRTANIRSVGYSDLFALSKDDLMEALTEYPDAKKALEEKGKAILMKDNLIDEAVANAGADPKDMEEKVIHLQSNLDLMQTKFAQLMAQFTSSQTRIKSRITDMESKVKSIQPQDLSEVVADKDKKVQ